Below is a window of Halogeometricum rufum DNA.
CCGCGGTCGTCGAGGTGGACGTCGTCGTGGACGACGGTGTTGTCGCCGACGGAGATGTTGTGACCGTAGGTGAAGGTGATACCCTTGAAGAACCGGCAGTCGTCCCCGCACTCCTCGAACAGGTGGTCGGCCAGCATCTGTCGGAACCGGAGGGCGAAGTCGACGTTGTCGGCCATCGGCGTCGCGTCGAACTGTCGCCACAGCCACTGCAGGTACTTCGACTCCGTGTATCGGGACTCGTCCTTCTCGGCGTAGTACTCCGACTCCAGCGTGGCGTTGCACGGGTCGTACCCCTGCAGGCGGACCCGTTCGGCCGCCGAGAGGTCCTCGCCCGCCTGCCACCGTTCGTACGCCGCCCGGTCGCCGTGGAGGTCCACGAGCGTCTCTGTGACGACCTCGCACGTGTCCTCCGCCGAGGAGAGCCGTTCGTCCACCTCGTCGATGAACGCCTGCACGTTCCGTTCCGCCTCCGCGGGGAGAGAGACGTGGACTTTCGTCATCGACTCCGGGTTCGCTCCCGCCGAACTAATCCGTTCGGTTGTGTAGCGCCGTCGGCGAACCGCGACCGTCGCCGCGCGAGCCGGGGCACACGATTGACTACCGCGGTAGTAAACAATCGGATACCGACGGGCACTTTACGCAGTTCGGGGAACGGACGGGTATGACCGACGAGGAGCGTCCGGCGGTCCCGACGGACCGACCGGCGTGGACCCGCGACCACGCGGCGCGGTTGCGCCGCGACGAGACGAACGTCACACCGATAATCTACCCGCCCGAGGCGAATCTGGACGAGGACCTGCACGTCTGGGACACGTGGTGGCTCCGCGACCGAGACGGGTCGCCCGCGGAGGTGAACGGCCGCCGCGTCGTCTTCGCCCTCACG
It encodes the following:
- a CDS encoding acyltransferase, which codes for MTKVHVSLPAEAERNVQAFIDEVDERLSSAEDTCEVVTETLVDLHGDRAAYERWQAGEDLSAAERVRLQGYDPCNATLESEYYAEKDESRYTESKYLQWLWRQFDATPMADNVDFALRFRQMLADHLFEECGDDCRFFKGITFTYGHNISVGDNTVVHDDVHLDDRGRLTIGDRVSISDGVHLYSHDHDVVDQTAVENYHTVVEDDARVTYDAMVRAGIRIGTNSVVGARSVVQGDVPAHHVVAGTPAESIRVKPGWESVADPVADRLVNRQEERRIPYDLPDGLDTFDEFGRTLSPPDAPDAPDAVESDSGSDPGSDD